In Camelus bactrianus isolate YW-2024 breed Bactrian camel chromosome 28, ASM4877302v1, whole genome shotgun sequence, a single window of DNA contains:
- the LOC141575400 gene encoding transport and Golgi organization protein 1 homolog: MQRAMTTGDCSLEEGKKKMQDHHAASGSLKEREEDGFQRQVKKVRVLDEISGQRTMDTEGKVDMNGSELVGKQQLLAAKEEAELAEEETRWYKIRLEECHGQMREAEVTWRHQVTLAEKKAQDSSLRSQELEREISELRSENSDLRRVNSDLRRENSSELRREVAHLKQRLDAICRRRQAEEYMRQDPTPGGQYRLHPPLRVCCESRVSVLVARDLSTEPPSRVISYENT, encoded by the exons ATGCAGCGAGCTATGACAACTggagactgcagcctggaag agggtaaaaagaaaatgcaagaccaccatgctgcatcgggatctctgaaagaacgtgaggaagacggtttccaaaggcaggtgaagaaagtacgcgtccttgatgaaatcagtggacagagaactatggacactgaagg gaaggtggacatgaacGGAAGTGAGCTagtgggaaagcagcagctgttggcagcaaaggaggaggcagaattggctgaagaggagacaagatggtaCAA gataagacttgaagaatgtcaTGGGCAAATGCGGGAAGCAGAGGTCACTTGGAGACACCag gtcactcttgccgagaagaaggcccaagacagctcg ctcaggtctcaggagctggagagggaaatctctgaattgagaagtgaaaactctgacctgagaagggtaaattctgacctgagaagggaaaactcctctgagctgagaagggaagttgcccacctgaaacagag attggatgcaatctgcagacggaggcaggcagaggaatacatgaggcaGGATCCCACCCCAGGAGGACAGTacaggctgcaccctcccctgagag TGTGCTGTGAGTCCCGAGTGTCAGTGTTGGTTGCCAGGGATCTGAGCACTGAGCCCCCATCCAGGGTGATTAGCTACGAAAACACCTGA